The window CTCGGCCTGACGCCGCTCGGCCTCCCTCCGTTCAGCTATCTCAATGGAGGGTTCGCTCTTCTGTGTAATCAACGGTTCGTTGGGTGTCGGTTTCGGAGCTGCGGGGGTAGGGGCTGGTGTAGGTTCAGGTGTGATCTCATGCTTGGGCGACTCGGTAGAACCGAACGCCTCATCCACATTCCCGAACATGACAGGAATTCCTTCCAGTTCCTGTGGTGGAAGTGCCAGTGTGAAATAAGAGAACATCAGGATAAGCAGTAGCAATATGGCAAAGAGGATTGTCCCTGCTATTCCTGCTGTTTTTTCCCTTGTAATCTCCATTCCGTTTTAAAATGAACTTTTTTATTAGTTCGGCCTTGTCATCAATACCATTTTAAACCGGTTCTGATTGGCAATATCCAAAATCTTCACTATTTCGCGATAAGGAACCTCCTCATCGGCGTAGAGTGCCACAAAGATGTCGGGTTCGGCCGTGTAGACCGATTGCAAGAAGGGCGTGATCTGCTCGAAAGTGACCTTCCGTTCTCTCTCGTTTGCGTTGGCTACATAATAGTTCAGATCCTTGTCGATGGTAACCCGGGTGATCGGTTTTGCCTGGGCCTGCTGTTGAGCTTTGGGCAGCAACACCTTTATGGCATTGGGGACTACGATGGTGGATGTGATCATGAAGAAGATCAGCAGGAGAAAGATCACATCGGTCATCGAGGCCATGCTGAAACTCGCTTCTACATTGAATCGCTGTTTTAATGCCATCTTCTTACCCTTTTATGCCACCGGCTCGTTCAAAATATCCATAAACTCCATGATACGCATCTCAAGTTTGTTGACGATGCCCTTTATCCGCGTTGTCAGGTAGTTGTATGCAAAAAGTGCAATGATACCCACAACAAGTCCACCAACGGTTGTTACCAGCGCCTCGTAGATACCTGTCGACAGGATGGTTACATCCACGTTTGCACCGGCGCTTGCCATGCTCATAAAGGCCTTCACCATTCCGGTGACCGTTCCGAGGAACCCGATCATGGGAGCACCGGAAGCGGTGGTTGCAAGCAGTGGCAGCCCCTTCTCCAGTTTGGAGATCTCGATATTTCCCTGATTCTCGATGGCCGACATGACATCGGCTGTTGGCCTGCCCAACCGGGAGATGCCCTTTTCCACCATACGTGCGGTGGGGGTGTTGGTGTTCCGGCAAAGCGACATTGCTGTCTCAATTTTTCCATCCAGGATGTAATCCTTGATGCGGTTCATAAAGGAGCTGTCCTCCTGTCTGGCTTTGTTTATCACCAATGTCCTCTCTATCAATACATATACCGAAAGGAGCAAGAGAACCAGCAACACGATCATCAGCCATCCACCCTTAAAAGCCAGGTCTAAAGCATTTGTCGTTGTCTGGGGTTCAACCGAGGTCGTGATCTGCTGCAATGTATCCTGAACAGAAGCAATTTGTAACAAGTTCATCGAGTAGGGTAATTATAAGTTTCTGTAAAG of the Petrimonas mucosa genome contains:
- a CDS encoding ExbD/TolR family protein; its protein translation is MALKQRFNVEASFSMASMTDVIFLLLIFFMITSTIVVPNAIKVLLPKAQQQAQAKPITRVTIDKDLNYYVANANERERKVTFEQITPFLQSVYTAEPDIFVALYADEEVPYREIVKILDIANQNRFKMVLMTRPN
- a CDS encoding MotA/TolQ/ExbB proton channel family protein produces the protein MNLLQIASVQDTLQQITTSVEPQTTTNALDLAFKGGWLMIVLLVLLLLSVYVLIERTLVINKARQEDSSFMNRIKDYILDGKIETAMSLCRNTNTPTARMVEKGISRLGRPTADVMSAIENQGNIEISKLEKGLPLLATTASGAPMIGFLGTVTGMVKAFMSMASAGANVDVTILSTGIYEALVTTVGGLVVGIIALFAYNYLTTRIKGIVNKLEMRIMEFMDILNEPVA